The DNA segment AATTGTACCACCACTTGGTTGTTGGGTGAGTAACATTTCCACACGATCAATATCGGATTCTTCAGTTCTAGAAGGAAATTTACCATTTTTTAATGAAAGCATATTTTTTTCATAAATTGAATGCCTTTGTTTACTCTAAATTCATAATCCTTATGCTCTGGAAGAAACTTGTTAACTAATGCTTCCAATAATAATGATGCAACCACTGTTTTTCCTGAACCTGAAGAACCTAAAATTGTCAATAATTTTTGGGATTCATACTGTTTCTTAGCAGAATCAAAAGCAGATTGAGGATCTTTACTCATATGTAATCACTATCATAACTTCCAACTGATATTAATGTTAATCATTGATAAATTCCCTATATTTCTGAATGTCTTTAACATAGAAACTTGAGCTGTCTTTATTTTGATAATCAGCAAGAGCAACACAAATCCTTAGAGCACCCACTCCATCTAATTTGATAGCAGTTTGAGTACGAATTGGATTATCTTTTTCATATATTTCCAATACAGATTTTGATTTTTCTACGATTAAATCAATGTCTTTAAGAGTAGCATACCCAAGTGCAGATAATTGTTCTATCATTTCAATTAACGATGAGTCATCAGCTTCAGGTCTTTCGTCAAATTTGTAGTTAATATAGGCGGATAAGGAATCGGCATTTAACGGTTGTTCTAAATTTGGTATTTGTTTTTCTTTTTTAGTTTGAGCCTTTTTAATTTTCATATATCTATCAAATTGATGATCTGCAAAAAAGAATAAACTACTTAATGCATACATTTCTCGTTCAAAATCAGATTCAACTAATTTTTTCTTGTAAAAAAGATCATGTGAAACAGAGGACCAAGAATGCATTAGTGCAGTTCTGACTTGAATTTCACATAAACAATTACCTATATCACTATGAAGAAATTTGTCAGCATTTGTAACCGACTCTTTTTTTAATTTAACAATATAATGATCTGATTGATATCCAGTTTTGTCTACACGATTATCAAAATTAAGATGTTTTTCACGAATAATTTGAAAGTTTTTTTGGATAATATTTCTAATTTTTTCCATTTCCTCCAAATACACACATACAATTCTTACTCCAGCTAAATCATCAATTTTTACAAAATAATCTCCCTCAATTTCATATCGAAAAATTTTTTTGTAAAATGAATCAAATTTTTTTTCTCTAGCAGTTAATGAGATTATCTTTATTTCTTTAGTTAATAGATCTTCATTCAATAATGTTTTAATTTTTGAGATTAGATATTGATAAGTTCCTATTTTTTTAGCGTATTCAGATTTTAGAGAGGCGGTGTTTGGAGGTATGAACATATTCTACTATGATTCTTCATTATTCTATGACATTTAAAATAATCATTTTTCATAAATTTAGGTTCATAAACAAGAAACTTTTTGAATATATTTACTAAAATAGTAAATTTAGATTAAAAAAATGTGCTCCATATAGAGCAAGAAAAATAGTGAATGGAATAGAGATAAGATAGCTTGTTTCTCTGAAACTTTAATCTTAGCTAATTTTGGATAAATGAATTTATGATATAATTCCACAAATATTGCACATGTGACCTACAGATTTGCTTTTGTTATAGAATTTCTCAACAAATTCTTCTTTGGTGAAGGTAGTTCTAAGAGACTTTTGAAGGGTTTTCAAGCTGATTTGGAAGTATTTTTCAATTTAATAAGAACAATTTTGTTTACTAAAGAAATTTAGTTCTTGACATAAACATATCCATATTTTTTGTTGTAGGGGATAGTTCCTTGAAGAGATAATAACACGCTAGTGATAGGAGGTTCTAATTGTAAAGAACTTTAATAATTGCCTGACCCAGCGGGGTTCGAGGACATTCGACTTTTTCTGCCCTTATGGTATTTCCAACAGGCAATTTTTTTGCATAAAATCTCATAAAACCACAACATACCTCATTAACTGAGAGGTGGAATTGAGGAGCGTTCAACTCCAAAGAACCATCTTTGTTCAGATGATAATGTGTGATAATCCATTCATGTACAGGAGGTAGTTGTACTTTGGATATTCCAAAAATATGATAAGAAATTTTGGACAGATGTTCCAATAATATAAAAAATCCCTGCATGTCATATACAAGGGGTTTGAAAGAGCATCCGATATCAATCTGAATCGTTTTTGGATAGACTAGAATTTTGGTGACGATGTTGTTATCATTTGATTCAAATTTGAGCGAGATGCACTTGTTGTGCGGATTTACAGAAGATCCATTTTTGACAAGTGTTTCATATACTAAGGAATTGGGAATTTTTATTTTCAGATCATGCATCATCAAGGGCTCATTAATCAGGACTTCAACCAGATTGAGAAAATCATGACCCGCCGTAGGCTTTTGTGTTATTTTATGAGAATCGCCAGTCATCGGCATGCCTTTAATTTTGTAGGAAACAGGTCGGGAATTGATAAAGACTTCCAAATAATCTTTCAATTTTAAGATATATTGGCTTGCATTGCTTGCCGACATATTAAAATCACCGCGTGTAAACCCACGATGATAATCACGATTGATTTTAAATGCATGTTGAAGAAATGATTCTTGTTTAGGTGTAAAACCGTTAGTGATTAGTGTTAGTAATCCGTTATTTTCGTGTATTTTGAAAACTCTGTTACTTACAGTCATCGGAATTTTCCATGTCAAATGACTGCTGAGATATATTGTTTGGCGGTGATCTAATCATGATTTTGTGGATTAGTTCGGAATTTGAGAGAATTAGGTTTAAAGATTCAGTGATAAAACCGCTTCTGGAGATTATCGGGATGTTTGTACCGCGAAATAATTCTAATTTTTCAAAAGTGTTTTTGTTAACTGTGATGTTTATTCTGTGAACGTTTTTCATTCAATACACACTTACACATCGGTCCTTTATAAAACGAAATTACGCGTCGTAAGACAATTGTCTTACAATTGTATGACATGATAATAATGGTACCAAAATTTCTTCTTTAATCATAAAGATTAACCTATATTATTATACATAGAATACAACTACGTATGGGCTTAACACTTGAAGAAAAAAGAAAACTAGTCAAAAATATGAAAAATAAAAAATTTTACAGCATCCCTGAAAACAGGGATAGACACAATAAGCAAATGCAGGAATACTATCGATTAAACAAAGAGAAATTAATTAAAAAAGCAAAAAAATACAAAAAAGAACATGCAGATAAAGTCAGAGAGCAAAATAGAATATACTATGAAAAAAACAAAGAAAAGTTAAAGGAAAGAGCTAGAATCCTTGCAAGAAAGAAATCTAAAAAATAAAACCACATCACAGGTTTACACAACATTAAATTCGGGATTAATCAGATTTTGGTGATTTTATAGAAGGCATCTCATTTGCAAGTGACATCATGAAGAGCAATTATTGTTTTACAAACTACGATAAAATCAAATATTCAAAAAAATAAACTGATTGTACGTGACAATAGATGTGGATAACGGCATATCAATACTACATACCACAATTGAGAATCATTGATCAATATTTGATTACAAATAATTAATTATG comes from the Candidatus Nitrosopumilus sediminis genome and includes:
- a CDS encoding GTP pyrophosphokinase codes for the protein MFIPPNTASLKSEYAKKIGTYQYLISKIKTLLNEDLLTKEIKIISLTAREKKFDSFYKKIFRYEIEGDYFVKIDDLAGVRIVCVYLEEMEKIRNIIQKNFQIIREKHLNFDNRVDKTGYQSDHYIVKLKKESVTNADKFLHSDIGNCLCEIQVRTALMHSWSSVSHDLFYKKKLVESDFEREMYALSSLFFFADHQFDRYMKIKKAQTKKEKQIPNLEQPLNADSLSAYINYKFDERPEADDSSLIEMIEQLSALGYATLKDIDLIVEKSKSVLEIYEKDNPIRTQTAIKLDGVGALRICVALADYQNKDSSSFYVKDIQKYREFIND